In Artemia franciscana chromosome 4, ASM3288406v1, whole genome shotgun sequence, a single window of DNA contains:
- the LOC136026587 gene encoding uncharacterized protein LOC136026587, whose protein sequence is MNTKFLLAAVMLISVSLSSVLSEEKRRSKLQIRSSRPMKRFKPTQLSTDVSQVDEREKTFNEVTKKPSLRSKSVKEFLQKRKRQRMESTTEFNPQAEDLNRVLAKAAIIIDVNPVVETPRSKPKASKQKQELQRAFKRTARKNESSKPVSTTQRPVSRSPISRRSFFRRTRS, encoded by the exons GAACACTAAGTTTCTTCTTGCTGCTGTGATGCTCATATCAGTATCCCTTTCGTCGGTTCTTAGTGAAGAAAAACGTAGATCCAAGTTACAAATAAGAAGTTCAAGACCAATGAAAAGATTCAAGCCAACTCAATTAAGCACTGATGTGAGTCAAGTTGATGAACGTGAAAAG ACCTTCAACGAAGTTACTAAGAAGCCATCATTAAGATCCAAAAGTGTTAAGGAGTTCCTACAGAAGCGAAAAAGACAAAGGATGGAATCCACTACAGAATTCAACCCACAGGCTGAAGACTTGAACAGGGTGTTAGCAAAAGCGGCAATCATAATTGATGTAAACCCAGTAGTAGAAACTCCaag gtCTAAGCCAAAAGCATCGAAGCAGAAGCAAGAGCTTCAAAGGGCCTTCAAAAGAACAGCTCGAAAAAATGAGTCTTCAAAGCCAGTGTCTACTACACAAAG GCCGGTATCTCGAAGTCCGATCAGCCGAAGAAGTTTTTTCCGAAGAACTAGATCTTAG